One segment of Macrobrachium rosenbergii isolate ZJJX-2024 chromosome 25, ASM4041242v1, whole genome shotgun sequence DNA contains the following:
- the LOC136852261 gene encoding uncharacterized protein, translating to MKSKGPAPSGGTVPSKDYNRNYCPSCKVYGHSAQWAKCPNKSSTPTIALAVTNPKSIDPSAEGPTSVAPSQVVIHLPGGYDLLLGQDLQSPSNLRKSKGPNPYKTKSRPKSPQGPTLNPLSVPLDCPKQRQAPSASSDKPLTSPVRAPGPASVPGPRRTLNLPSRDPKLDSKSLPVPLTCPSQYHVLPIVDIQEIPELAPVPGPASVPVPEHAIDPPSRDPSPDRLSFPCLAPLPPPV from the exons ATGAAAAGCAAAGGGCCTGCCCCCTCCGGTgggacagtgccaagcaaagattataacagaaattatTGCCCctcttgcaaagtttatgggcactctgcccagtgggcaaaatgccctaataaatcaagtacacccaccattgctttggcagttacaaaccCAAAGTCCATAGACCCTTCAGCTGAGGGTCCCACATCTGTGGCACCTTCTCAAG TAGTTATTCAtcttcctggaggttatgacctcctcctgggacaggacctTCAGTCCCCTTCTAACTTACGAAAATCCAAGGGTCCTAACCCCTACAAAACTAAGTCAAGACCTAAGAGCCCTCAGGGACCTACCTTAAACCCGCTGTCAGTGCCACTTGATTGCCCCAAGCAGCGCCAAGCTCCATCCGCTTCGAGCGACAAGCCTTTAACCAGTCCAGTTCGAGCTCCAGGCCCTGCCTCTGTACCAGGGCCAAGGCGCACCCTGAATCTCCCTTccagagatcccaaacttgactccaaatctctgccagtgccacttacaTGTCCTAGTCAGTACCATGTTCTGCCCATCGTTGACATCCAAGAAATTCCAGAATTGGCTCCTGTGCCTGgacctgcctcagtgccagtgccagagcatgccataGATCCTCCTtcgagagatcccagtccagatcGACTTTCTTTCCCCTGCTTGGCACCGCTACCACCACCTGTATGA